The genomic region TGACAATGACGAAACGACAGTCACGCGACCAATTTCTGTTATTGTTGAACAGGGTGTTCCGCAGGTCTCATTTGATGCACCAAATGCTGTTGTGGGAGCAGATTCATCTGTGCAGGCAACGGTATCAAATCCAACAAATGCTGCCTTACGCAATCTATCGGTGCGTATTATGACACCTGAGACAGGTGAGCGCAGTGTTCGTGAAATCCCAGTCTTAGCTGCTGGAACGACAACAACGTTGAACCTTTCAGTTCAACCCCGGCAACCTGGACAACAGCAACTAACTGCTGATATCTCATATCTAACACCTTCGGGGACGGTCCAAACCGTAGATGAAACGGAATTGATGCGCGTGAAACCATTGGCGAATGACGTTGGTGTTCGCGTTAGTCGTTCCACAGGAAATGATCAAAATAATGCAGGCGGAGTCGCAGGTGGGATTGGTGGGATTCTTGGTGGACAGAGCGATCTTCAAGCTGGTGGGTCACAGCAAGATGGGGCTGAACAGAGTGAAGTGGACGTGACTGTCTCAAACTTTGGAAACGCTCCGATTGATTCCGTTGTTGTCATTCCACAAACAGCTAATGGAACGATTGTCACGGAGATAGGGCGTGTGATTGTTGATGAGACATTGTCACCAGGAACTGCATCAACTGTCACTGTCGACACAGCCCAAGCCGAGCAGATTGGACAACTACAATTCGCTGCAGCATATGAACTTGCCGGTGAACGTCACACCGTGTCCGCGAAATTTAATCGACAGACTCCTGGTGCGGTTGATCTCACTGGCGTGGATCTTTCGGTCAAATCAAATGGATCGGTTGATTTACGCAGTAATCTCGCCAATACTGGCGGCAGTGAGATTTCTGGTGTAGTTGTGCAAGTGGTAAGCAGCGAGTACGTTACACCCGAGTATCCAAGACGAAGTTACTTCGTTGGAACACTTGGTAGCAGTGAATTCGCACCGGTTGAATTAACTGCTTCAGTTGATGTGCAGAATGCAACAGAGGTTCCGGTTCGCATTCAATATACTGTCGGTGCTGACCGCGTTGTTGAGACGACTACGATCTCACTTCCCCCGAATGATGAAACAGATGGGACCACTCCAGGTGGAGGCGAAGTAGGTGTCATATTGAGTGTGCTCCTTGTTGGCGCAGTAATTGTGATTAGTGGTGTATTCATTATGAGGCGTCGAGAATGAGTGAAACTGAAGGTATAATCAATACAAAAGCGACAGGAAAGACAGAGGAGACGCACTCGACCCCAATTGAATTACGACACGTAACGAAATCTTATGCGAGTGGCATGGACCGGGTGACGGCACTTGACACGGTTGATTTTTGTGTTAATGCTGGAGAGGTCGTTGCTGTGATTGGTCCTTCAGGGTCAGGCAAGTCGACAATGTTGAATATATTGGGTCTTCTTGATGAGCCGACTGAAGGGAGTATTCTCCTTCATGATGAGCCTGCAACAGGGCTGTCTCCTATAGAGAAAACGACTGCTCGGCGTGAGACGATTGGATTTGTCTTCCAGGATTTTCACTTGATTCCGACTCTCAGTGCTGTTGGGAATGTCCGGTTACCCACAGCATTTCTTCCGGGGGATGCGACGGCACGTGCTGAGGATCTGCTCACTCGGGTCGGTCTTGGTGACCGTCTCCGCCACACTCCTGATGAACTCTCTGGGGGGCAGAAACAACGCGTAGCGATTGCTCGATCACTGATTAATGAGCCAGATGTGTTACTCGCAGATGAGCCAACAGGGAATCTCGATTCAGAGACCGGCGCGGCAGTTCTTGAAGAAATCAGGGCAATCGCTGATGAGGGTGTTAGCGTTGTCGCTGTCACACATGATGATCTCGTTCGTGAGTACACTGATCGGACGGTTGAATTAGTTGATGGTGTTTTAACAGATGCTTCGTAAGCTGTTTGAGCAGCGATTCCCAGCGGCTGTGTTAGCTGGACAAAATCTCTCTCGACAACGCGCTCGGGCGGCGCTTGCAGCACTTGGCATCGTCATTGGCGTGTTTGCGGTTGTGACCCTTGGGACGCTGGGAACTGCCCTACAAGTGGCAGCGACTGCTGAACTTGGGGGATTAGGGAATCAAGTTATTATTAGCCCGTCTGAGGAGTCATCAAATGAGGCATTAAACAGTCGCGATCTTCAGGCAATCGAACGTGCTGCTGCTAGTCGAGGAACAGTAATTCCACTGCAGACGACCGGTACCACAGCGAGCAATGGCGAGGCTCAGACTGCCACACAGGTGTATGGGACAACAACACCGAAAACATTGTTTAATGCCGATGATTCAATTCCAGAATTTCATCGCCAAGGGGCAATTGTTGGGGCAGACGTAGCGAGTTCACTTAATGTCCAACAAG from Haloquadratum walsbyi C23 harbors:
- a CDS encoding CARDB domain-containing protein, whose translation is MAILTIVVLLLLTVFASGVAIGVPAARVAVSDATVTPATPTAGAPTTVTATVRLSGGSTSAVTLDRVDLVSSDDDNFRDDVVARATDLGSLSAGETLTVPITATFDTPGEHDLRIRATVTDADNDETTVTRPISVIVEQGVPQVSFDAPNAVVGADSSVQATVSNPTNAALRNLSVRIMTPETGERSVREIPVLAAGTTTTLNLSVQPRQPGQQQLTADISYLTPSGTVQTVDETELMRVKPLANDVGVRVSRSTGNDQNNAGGVAGGIGGILGGQSDLQAGGSQQDGAEQSEVDVTVSNFGNAPIDSVVVIPQTANGTIVTEIGRVIVDETLSPGTASTVTVDTAQAEQIGQLQFAAAYELAGERHTVSAKFNRQTPGAVDLTGVDLSVKSNGSVDLRSNLANTGGSEISGVVVQVVSSEYVTPEYPRRSYFVGTLGSSEFAPVELTASVDVQNATEVPVRIQYTVGADRVVETTTISLPPNDETDGTTPGGGEVGVILSVLLVGAVIVISGVFIMRRRE
- a CDS encoding ABC transporter ATP-binding protein, producing MDRVTALDTVDFCVNAGEVVAVIGPSGSGKSTMLNILGLLDEPTEGSILLHDEPATGLSPIEKTTARRETIGFVFQDFHLIPTLSAVGNVRLPTAFLPGDATARAEDLLTRVGLGDRLRHTPDELSGGQKQRVAIARSLINEPDVLLADEPTGNLDSETGAAVLEEIRAIADEGVSVVAVTHDDLVREYTDRTVELVDGVLTDAS